Part of the Paenibacillus kyungheensis genome, CAAGGATTTGTCAAAGTGTTAGACGATCAACGGCTTATTTTTCCAGAGCGTCATGGTAATCGACGTGCAGATTCATTGTTAAATATATTAGAGAATCCCAAAGTCGGTATGATCTTTCTAATTCCGGGTATGAATGAAGTATTACGGGTGAACGGTCATGCTCGTATTACCAAAGACAGTGGATTACTGGAACAGATGAATTGGACAGGCAAAACGATGGGACTTGGTATTATCGTAGAGGTAGAAGAGTGTTTTATCCATTGTCCGCGTGCACTCAAAACAGGTAATGCGTGGCAACCAGAAGCATGGGTCGATCAGGAACAACATCCTTCGACCAAAGATATGTTTATCGCTCATTTGAAAATGAATGGGATTGTGTTATAGAAAATATTGAGCAGACTATGCGAAATAGAAGAAGAAGAAAACGATCAGAGTTTACTCTTTTTTCGATCAGAAGAGGACAAATAGGTTTACAGCTTACTTATTCTATGGTATTCTTGCGGAAATGAAAACTATGTCTTAATACCTATATTCTCGCGAAGCACGCGGATTATTCCTTTTATCGGGAGTAGTCCGCTTTTTTTTGTATTCTTATCTTATTTTCAAAATAGATGCTAACTAAATAAGTACTTGGAAGAATCCTATTTATCCCATATAATGATGCAAGTGGTACATGAAGTAGGCGTAAATACCTAGATGTGTAATATTATGAAAAATCTTAGATGTGTAACTGCCTTTGAGTACGTATAAACCATTATCTTACATAATAGAGGAGTATTTTAAAATGAAAAAAATAATCAGTTCGTTATTTGCAGTAGCTACCCTTTCAGTCATGTTAAGCCCGTTGATGCAGACTACCAATGCTACTACATTCAAAGATGTATCATCATCTCACTGGGCAAAAGCAGCTATTGATGAAGCTGTATCAAAAGGATACTTTAAAGGATATGCAGATGGAACATTCAAGCCCGGTGCTCAAGTAACACGCGCTGAATTTGCTGTTTTGTTAGATCGTGTCTCTTCGAATGAGAAAGCTGAAGGCAAAGGTACTTTTACAGATCTTACAGGCAACTGGAGTGAGAAAGAAGTGAATGAAGCGATAGCGAAAGGATTTTTGACTCCTTCGGATTATCCAAACGGCTTCAAGCCAGCCACACCACTTACACGTAAAGAAATGGCAAAATGGATGTCATCTGGTCTCGCAACATCTAGCGCAGATTACAAGCAAGCCCTAAATGATACAGCAAATACTGTTGTACCTGTAGCAGAATATTTCAAAAAAACTATGAATCCAAGCGAATATCCGTATGTCTCCCTAATGATCGGCACAGGTCTAATGTCTGGATATGCAGATGGAACTTTCGGAGCTGGCAAAACCACCACACGTGCAGAAGCAGCAGTAATTTTAGTACGCTTAGCAAATGTACAAAAGCAATCGGCAGATTCATTTGTAGGCTTGAAAGAGTTAAGAGCGGTAGGGACGACAGGAACGAATATGGAAGTGATCACACCATTTAGTAGTGGAGTGACTTCTTTTAAAAATGTTCAAGGGAAAAAAATGAAATTCCGTAATGGAGCAGGTTACTCAAGTTTGAATTATTTGATATTTGTAGATAGCCGGGATTGGAACAACAAAAAAGGTATCTATGCACCTGTATTTTTAGGGAAAGAAGATAAAAAGTATAACTATAATAATGTCTATACATTATTTGAGAATCAAACTATTTACCCTACAGCTAATGATTTCGGACTATCTCATTATATGAATAGTAGTCTAAGTAAAATTGCAGTAGGCTCAGCTATACAAAATACTTTACCTAATAAATATGGATATGCAACTTTACCAGTATTTGAGACAAAAGAGGTATTCAAGAAATATATTAATGATAATAATGGCGCAAATTTATGGGTAGCTAATAATATTTTAATATCGAGTCCGGATGCTTCTTATATAACAACAGATGGATCAAGGTTTATTGTGTTAGATAACAAATAATTAAAGGCGGTTAATATGAAACCAGTATTTATATTATTTTTTGTTGTAATTGTATTTTTTTCTGCTCAAAATATAATATATTCGGCAGAAGAAACAAATTATCCAAATAATATTGAATTAGTACCAGAACAACCAGCGAAGCTTCAAACATTAAAGATACCCTTAAAAGGAGCATCTACACCGCTACCTAAAGTTGTCTGGACACAAACAGACGATTATAAATGGACTGCTTCGAGAAATGAAGGTATGGACAACTATAAAGTAGAAGGAAAAGGAACCGGAAGAAATGCTCGTCCTGTTCCTACAGAAGTAACAGATAAGATTACTGTTGAAAAATATCCACCAGAGGATATGCATGATACACTTGGACAAGTTTATAATCAGAAGTATATTTCTGATTTAGGTTTCGAAACTATAGATGAAGTTCCAATTAATAGTTATGAGTTAAAAAGTCTAAAGTACAAAAAAGGTGATATTTTTGCAGTTATTTCTACTGAAACTGGTTATGATTATGTTAATAATGAAATTGGAGTATTTGCAAAACGCACAGATGATACAGAAAAACTGTGGGTAGCATACTATACTCCTTTAAATATCAATTACACCGGACATGTCATCGAAAAGAAAGAAATTCAAGTCAAATCAGATGCGACTTTACAGATTGATGATACGGAACAATTGACTGCTGAAGTGCGTACCAAAGCTTACAATGAACAAGAATTTACAGATAACTGGATTGATGTAACACATCGAGATCAGACGAAATGGGAGTCGTCTGATCCTGCGATTGCAAGTGTAGATCCTGCTACCGGAGAAGTCACCGCCCATGCTACAGGAACAGCGCAGATTACAGCATATTGGACAAAAGATCCTTGGACTCTTAAAGATAGTGCTACTATCACTGTGGGTGCAGCCGAAGAGCCACCGACAACAGGTCCTTCAGCAATATGTACGGTTCCTCAAGCAGGTCAGCAATTAACTGGCAAATACATGGATCCGATGGTATCCGCGATGATCAAAGCTGATCGACGAGGAAGCGAAATGTTCGATGTTGCTCAGGGGATTCCTACTTCAGAAAGTTTATATGGTAATGTATTTGCACTGAATTATCTTTCTCAACATACCTTTACAGAATATACAGGCGAATGTACATATCGAATATCGGTTAAGCGAACGTACAAATTAAAATGGGATCATGGAGAGAAGAAAGATACCAAAAACGTCAATTACTCATTTAATATTCAGCGACCTTATTCATTTTGGAAAATAGATCAATTGGGAGTATACGGAATTAAGCAAACTACGCTGAACAACTATGGTTTTGCAGATAATAAGATTATTATTTCTCCTAACAACTATGTAACGCCTTATTATTCAGCGTTAACGACTGGCAATTACTATGCTCCTGAGAACCCTGGTAACCAGAATGGCGGTACCAAAAATATAACGAAAAGCGGCAGTGGTCGTCCTACAATTCCAGATGAAAGCAGTGATATGAAGAAAAAGGCAGAAAATGCTGTAGATGATGTAGAGGTCGAAAATGACTTTTTGAAATTTAATAATGAAGTGATTATGGATAGTACACGAACGATCGAAAAAGGGCCAACACCTAAAGCAATGCCTGCACCTACTATGATTGGGAAAGATATATTATATAGCTCCAACCATATGATACCCAAAACCAAAACAAATCTAAAAAACGCACCAAGTACCGGAACAATCGAATATGATGTGCTACCCGGTCATATTAAAGGAGGAGCTAATCAGACGTTCCCGATCAATGGTATCAATCCGGTTACAGTGCATACACCTGTCGTCAATTATTCATTGGTATCTGATGATCAGAAGCATAATCAGAAAACAGTACCTGATATTTATCGTTCAGCCCTTATTTTGGATCGCCCTTTTTCTGTGCGTATTCCAACCACTGGACAACATACAAATTATCCAGGTTACGGTTATCGAGATTATGCAAAATATGTACGTACTAAGCAGGTTCAATTTCCTTTTGATGTCTACAACAAAGAGCAGACTACATTTATTCCCAAACATACATGGATCGATGTACCTGTTAATCAATTAGACACGACATTCTTTTTACCTGTCTGGGTGGATGAGGGGAAATATGATGTTTTATTCCGAACGATTGCAGAAAATGCCCCTTCATCTTTTACTGTCCAACATCATGCTAACATCACTCTAGATAACCATGTAGCTGTTGAAAGTATAGCTGTAGAAGTGATAGGGCGGGTGTATGATTTTCATATTACAGATATTGCAGATTATGACTGGCAGATCGTATTTCGTCCATGGCAAAATCTAGCTGTACCGCAAGAAACTTCGTATTGGGTAGGAGATAAAGGGATCGATGGAGAACCGCGCGGAAATACAGCGCCTTATGTATTGCCTGTACGTCAGGGAAGTCATCCTTTTTATCGAAATTTAGCTGTTAAAACAGGATATCATTTCAAATTTGATCTCAAAACGAAAGGTAATATGTTCGGCGAAGCAGATGGTATTCGAATTACACCAACATTTCGCTATGTTCCGCGTCAAGGAGGGACTTCTTTTCCTGTAGATCTATATTATTCAACAGATACAGACAATTTGATTCGAATGGGATCACCACAAGATACGGTACAACGCTATACTATTTTGAATGATACAACTCGCCATGTGGCTGAAGAAGAATTAAAAAATACAGCATTATATATGTATGATCTTCTCTTACAAGAGCAAGCCATATCGCCTTCATCGAGCAAAGGTAACAAAGCTCAATCAAGTACAGTTTCTCCTTCATTTTGGACTATCGTCTGGGAACGTGCCGCTTCTTCAATCTGGCAAAACCTGACCGGATTATCTTGGGAAATTGTAGCATCGAAGCGTGATCTATCGTCTTCTACTACGATCACTATTCCGACAAGTGCAGAAGAAGCGATAACGATGTTTGCAGAAAATAGTCGTAAGCGCAAAGTGAATATCGGCAATTTCACACATTTATTATTGACTCAGCCATTACGAACATTGATCGGGCCACAACAACATTTACCTGAAGGGAACAATACTATGCGTTCTTTAGCAGCTGTACAGAAATGGTATGGAGAATATAGTTTGCCTTCAGATGTATATGTAGTTAAACAAGGAACTGCTTTGCAAGAAATGGTAGGTTCCACGAATACCAATCGTCAACCATCGGCTGAAAAAAATGAGGATTCTAGTAAGCAGAATCATCCAGCTAGCAGCAGTGCTAAAGGATTAGATGAACATTCATCAGTCTTTTTAAAAGATGGTTATATTATTGTGAATTTTGATATCGAAACGATCCAAAAAGGAGATACCGATCATCCTCATCTTCAATACATTCATGCACCTTTAATGAATCAATGGCAACTTGAAGGATTCCAACAACAGTTCAATGATCCGTGGGGATTTCAATTCCAATTACAAGATGGAGATGTAATTTTCTATCATGCTAATAAAGGCAGTCGAGATGACTTCCAATCTTCAGTCACACATTAGCAGGTATTAATCATTTATAAAGTATGATTAGGAATAACTAAGAAATAGAACGAAAGATTATAGAAATAACAAACGACAATGTTCGCTAATTTATGGTTATTAAGATCAAAAAGAAGAATTAAGGAATGAAAAATCTTATTTATACGAACTATTATTAAAATAAGTGCTTGACCGTTCGCTTATTTTTCTGTAAGATACCACTGTAGCCTATTGAGAGTGATATGCGCTACAGTGGTATTTTAATGTATAAATGTTATAAATTGCTTGCTATGTTTAGTAATCATTTTACATTATGAATATTATGGCAAAGTAAAATGTCTTACTTTGTTCGATAACTTGTTCATTATGATTTTAATTATTAGTTATATCTTATATATTCGTATATCCCCGAAAATAAGGTTTGGGGGTTTCTACAAGGGACCATAAATTCCTGACTACGAATAGTGTGCTTTGGCATATCTATTCAACAGTCAGGAATTTTTGTGCTTTGACCCCATATTATTCATCTTAGGAGGACATTATGAACCATTATGATTGTATTGTTGTAGGCGCAGGACCAGCAGGAATTTTTGCATGTTATGAATTGACTCGTCAAGCACCAGATTGGAAAGTATTGTTGATCGACAAAGGGCATGATATTCATCGCCGTAGTTGTCCAATCATGGAAGAGAAGATTCAATTGTGCCCGCCATCGGCTGGTAAAAAAGATTATGCTGGTTGTCTACCCGCTTGCTCAGTAACCGCAGGTTTTGGTGGTGCAGGTGCTTATAGCGATGGCAAATTCAATATCACTACTGAATTTGGAGGTTGGTTAACCGATTACCTTTCTCCTTCGAAAGTGATGGAATTGATTCGTTATGTGGATGATATCAATCTAGAACATGGAGCCACTCCTAATATTACTGATCCTACAACAGATACGATTCGTGATATCGAGCAACGTGGATATGCATCCGGTTTGAAATTGCTACGTGCTGAAGTTCGCCATTTGGGCACAGAACAGAACTTAGAGATTTTGAAATCCATTTATAGCTATCTGACTTCACGAATCGATATGGTGTTCAAAGCAGAAGTGGAAGATATTATCACGACCAAGATAGAAGGCAAGCACCAGATTACAGGAATCATGACCAAAAAAGGTGAAACATATGAAGCTCCTATGGTGATGATTGCGCCCGGACGTGATGGTTCAGCGTGGTTAACTGAAATTTTGAAAAAGCGTCGTCTGAAAATGTACAACAATCAGGTGGATGTAGGTGTACGTGTAGAGACATCTGATGTGGTGATGCGCCAGATCAATGAACATTTATATGAAGGTAAATTTATTTTTAATACATCGGTAGGGACAAGAGTAAGAACATTCTGTAGTAATCCATCCGGTCATGTTGTAGTCGAGAACCATAGTGGTGTTATGGCAGCCAATGGTCACTCTTTCAAAGATCCAGTGTTGGGATCTAGCAATACGAATTTTGCTTTGCTAGTATCACATAAATTTACAGAGCCGTTTGATAAGCCTAATGAATATGCTCGTGAAATCTGTCGTCGTGCTAATGATCTTTCTAGTGGTGGAGTGATTGTACAAAAATACGGTGATATTCTTCGTGGTCGTCGTTCGACAAGAGAACGAATTAATGAAGGATTCTTAGAACCTACACTTAAAGAAGCTGTTCCGGGTGATCTGGGATTGGTATTGCCTTACAACACAATGAAAAGCTTGATCGAAATGGTCGAAGCGCTGGAAGGTGTAACACCAGGGATCGCTTCTGAACATACATTGTTTTACGGTGTAGAAGCGAAGTTCTATTCTGCACGTCCCAAGTTAGATGAAAATTTAGAAACTGAAATTGATGGATTATATTGCGGTGGAGACGGAGCAGGCGTGACACGTGGTCTAGCACAAGCAGGTGCAGCAGGAGTATGGATTGCTCGTAATATGGTTACCAAAGCAGGAACAACTACGAAAGTGCCAGCTACTGTTGTATAACATCCAAAGCAAATCGTAATGATAAAAACAACAAAATAAAATATGTAGAAATAAGTAAAGATCAGATCCCTTTGATATGAAGTGGATTTGATCTTTTTGCATGATATCGATTTTGATAGTACATCGCCTCTATGTCTGTTATATCTATGATGTATACATGTATTGTTAGAACTCATCGGTTATATCCATGATGTATACGTGTATTGTTGGAACTCACCGATTATATCTATGATGTATACATGTAATATTAAAACTCACTAGTTATATAAATGTCTGCTTTTTCCTTGAGCGTCTATGATTATGTCATTCCTTATTTGCTCTATCTACAAGGAACATGGTTCAATAGAATTAATCCATGTAAAGTATAATTATAGTTAGATTTATACAGATCAATCTATACATAGAAAGGAGTATACAACCTTATGACATGGGTAATGGAACCGCTAGGAGATTCAGCAGTAGTGATCGAATTTGGAACCACTATTGATAAGTCTATTTTAGAAAAAGTAACAGTAGCTGTTGCTGTCATAGAGCAACATCCATTTGACGGTTATATAGAGTGTATTCCTTCTTTTACTACAGTAACGGTGTTTTACGATCTGGATCAGATTAATTTGCATGATCTATACTCATGGACAGAACAGCAGAATGCTGATAAGGAAGTGTCTGTTTTTGATTATGTATGTTTTCTAATTCGGCAATCGTTGGTATCGATCATATTACCGTCAGAGGATAATATACAATCAACTTCTAGCGCTGAATCACAATATCGCAATCACGTTATTCAACCTGTGCATAAAGTAACAGATATTCCTGTATGTTATGGCAATGAATATGGACCTGATCTGGAATATGTAGCTACTTATCATCATCTTTCGGTCGAAGAAGTGATCGCTATTCATTGTAGTTATGAATATTTGATTTATGCGATAGGATTTGCGCCTGGATTTCCTTATATGGGTGGAATGTCGACAAAGATTGCTACTCCTCGTAAAGCAACACCTCGATTAGTGATTCCGGCAGGTTCGGTCGGTATTGCGGGTACGCAGACAGGCATTTATCCATTAGCAACACCGGGTGGATGGCAATTGATTGGTAGAACACCATTGACTCTTTTTCGACCGAATCAGCATCCACCTGTTTTGTTAGCAAGTGGGATGTCTATTCGTTTTCACGCGATTGATGAGGAAGAATATCACTATTTACAGCAACTCCATCCTTTAGCAGAAGAGGGGATATGATGACTATTTTGATTCACAAACCAGGACTGCTCTGTACGATTCAAGATCGTGGTCGAAAAAAGTATGGGAAATATGGAATAAGTATCAGTGGAGCAATAGATACATTTGCACATCAAGTTGCGAATCGCTTAGTAGGCAATAACGAAGATCAGGCAACATTAGAGATTACGTTATCAGGATGGGTGGGCGAATTTCAAAGTGATCAATGGATAGCGATTACAGGCGGTGATCTTGGTGCACAGATCGATGGAAAAGAAGTTCCTATGTGGCGTCCGGTATGGGTGCGTCAGGGAAGTATACTTGTATTCAAACGTGTTGTTAACGGGTGTCGTGCTTATCTGGCAGTAAGTGGTGGTCTGGCTATAGATAAAGTGATGGAAAGCAGGAGTACGTATTTGCGTGCAGGTATAGGAGGGTTAGAAGGAAAAGGGCTAAAAAAGAACGATAGTATTCATATCCAAAAAAGTAATCTTCGACCCCCATCTTCTGCTGATCTATCTACAGATCCTTTTTATTCTTTTCACTGGTCTGTAGCCTATTCGGTACTGCCTCATTACTCTCAATCTCCTGTCATACGGATCATTTCAGGTAGACAATGGGATGATTTTACCAAACAAAGTCAACGATTGCTTTGTGAAAGTGAATATCAGATCACACCACAATCTGATCGAATGGGTTATCGTTTGCAAGGCGCTACATTACAATTACATCAACCGCATGAATATATATCTGAAGCAGTGGTGGATGGGACAATTCAAGTACCTGTCGATGGACAACCTATTGTGTTGATGGCAGATCGCCAGACATTAGGGGGTTATCCCAAAATCGCACATGTTATTACAGTAGATCTACCTGTGCTGGCTCAATTGGCACCGGGTTCATCGATCCGCTTTGATCGGATTACGTTGGCAGAAGCCCAATCGTTATCTATACATAAGCGTCATCAACTACAATTACTGTATCGAACGATAGATGAAGCGCTACGTCCGTTGACGATTGGATAAGTAGTAAGTGATAGCATATGCTTCAATCAGGAAAAGTATAAACAAGTACAAAGTCATTCGTGATGAAAAGGAGAACCGTATGCATACGATAGATATCAATTGTGATATGGGAGAAAGCTATGGTGCGTATATGATAGGAGCAGATGAACAACTATTTCCATACATTACATCTGCAAATATCGCTTGCGGATTACATGCAGGTGATCCGGGCGTAATGCGTCAATCTGTGCAATCTGCTTTGAAATATGGAGTGAAAATTGGAGCACATCCTGGATTACCTGATATACAAGGATTCGGACGGCGGAAGATGGATATTTCAGCAACAGAAGCATATGATCTGATTACTTATCAGATTGGAGCATTAGCGGCTTTTGTACAGCAAGAAGGTGGAGTATTACATCATGTCAAACCGCATGGTGCTTTGTATAATATGGCTGCACAATCACAAAGTCTAGCAGAAGCGATAGCACAGGCTATATATCGTTTCGATCCCAAGTTGATTTTATATGGACTAGCAGGGAGCGCATTGATTGATGCAGGCAAGCACATAGGATTAACAGTAGTGAATGAAGTATTTGCGGATCGTACGTATGGCGATGATGGTCAGCTTACATCCAGAAGTGATCCACTTGCCTTGATTACAGATACAGAGCAAGCGGTACGTCAAGTCATCCATATGATCCAACAGCATAGCGTTATATCGACCAATGGAAATTCTATTCCACTTATAGCAGATAGTGTCTGTATCCATGGAGATGGTCAACATGCTGTAGATTTTGTGAAAGAGTTGAAATCAAGATTAGAAGCCGAGCATATTCGTATTCAACCTGTTATGCAGATCAAATCATGATTAGATAATCATTGATATAGAAATGCTATATATTGAAGTAAGGTTTGATAGAAAAGGGGTCAAGACGTTGTGTAAACAATCTATATCTTTGTATCTAAGTGAGGACGATTCTACGATAGAGTCACCTCTTCATTATATTTATACGTATGCTTGTCATGAAGATGAAGTCGAATTATGTGATCTAGAATTGCACTCATTATTAGGTCATTCACCACAGACCCGTTATATCAAAAGCGATATAGCGATAGCACCGAATCGAAGTCCTTTTATTCATTATCGTATTGCAACGCAGTATGAAGCGTCTACACTAGAACAATTGGAACGTATCGTTCAATCGATTGAATTAGAAGATCAGACTTTTAAATTAATATGTATTGCTGCTGAACAGCTATTCACTTATGAAGAAAAGCGTCTGTTAGAACGTCGTATCGGTATGAATATTAAAGGAACAGCTCATATGAAACAGCCGCAAATTTTATTGGGATTAACATTTGCTGATCAACGATGGATTGTTGGAGAATGTATAGCTTCTGAACCGATCTGGCTTCACCATAATGATAAGCCCAGACATTATTCAACTGCACTTAGTACAAGAGTAGCTAGAGCAGTAGCCAATATTGCTGTGCCACAACCACAAGGGATGACAATGATTGATCCTTGTTGTGGTATCGGAACTGTTCTGATCGAAGCATTATCGATGGGAATCCAGATTGTAGGATATGATCTTAATCCTTTGGCCGTACAAGGAGCAAGAGAAAATCTAATACATTATGAGATGCCAGATATTGTGAAGATTGCTGATATGCGAGCATTGGAAGGACGATACGATGCATTGGTTTTGGATTTGCCTTATAATCTGTGCTCTGTTCTAAGTCAGCAGACAAGATTAGAGATGCTTGCTAGCGCCAAACGACTGGGCGAACGTATTCTTATTCTAGCGACAGAACCTATTCAAGAATCAATCGCAGAAGTAGGTCTGCAAATACTAGAAGTCTGTCATATTCGTAAAGGAAAATTTGTACGCTATCTATTTATTTGTCAATCTTATCAAGCGGATATGAGACTATAGATGCAATTTTTACTATTTATTCGACCATTGGATAAAAAAACTGTAAATTGTGTGTGAAATTTAGTAACATGTAAACAACCGGTGTGTTCCGGGAACTTACATATAGAGAGGATGTCTACCGATGAAATTTAGTGAATTTCCTTATGAACGCCCGAATTTGGACGCTGTCAAAGTTACTTTTGATGAGTTGTTGAGTCAATTTGTGAATGCGGCAACGTTTGCAGAACAAGATGTAGCAATGTCTGAAATTAACAAGTTGTTCAATACGTATTCTACTCAAGCTCAACTTGTCTATATTCGCCACTCCATTAATACAAATGATGAATTCTACAAAACAGAGCAAGATTATATGGATGAGATCGATCCTCTGTTCCAAGAATACATAGATACGTATTATAAAGCGCTGGTTACTTCTGCATTCCGCACTGAATTAGAGCAAAAATGGGGTAGTCATTTATTTGCATTAGCTGAAATGAAACTCAAAACATTCCATCCTGACATTATTGCTGATCTGCAACAGGAAAATAAATTAACAACTGCTTATGCTCAATTGATTGCTTCTGCAAAAATTCCATTTGAAGGCGAAGAACGTACTCTTTCTCAGTTAGCACCTTTTAGCCTTTCTAAAGATCGCGATATGAGACAACGTGCTGGAGAAGCTCGTTATGGATTCCTTGCTGAACAAGGCGAAGAATTGGATCGCATCTATGATGAACTGGTGAAGATTCGTACGACTATTGCTCATAAATTGGGCTACAAAACATTTACTGCATTAGGATATGCTCGTATGGGACGTACAGATTATGGCCCTGAACAAGTTGCTAATTTCCGCAAACAGGTTCAGGAATATATTGTTCCAGCAGCAGCGCGTCTCAAAGAACGCCAACGTCAACGTCTTGGGTTGGATCGTTTGACGTATTTCGATCAAGATTATTCATTCCCAACCGGTAATCCTACACCTAAAGGCGACCCTGACTTTATTATCCAAAATGGTGCACAAATGTATAAAGAATTGTCACCAGAGATCAATGAGTTCTATGAATTTATGATGGAACATGAATTGATGGATCTATTAAGTAAAAAAGGTAAAATGGGTGGCGGTTATTGTACATTTATCAATGATCACCAAAGTCCATTTATTTTTGCCAACTTTAATGGAACATCCGGTGATATTGATGTACTAACTCATGAAGTAGGGCATGCTTTCCAAGTGTATGAAAGTCGTCATTTTGAAGTACCTGAATACACATGGCCTACATCAGAAGCAGCCGAAATTCATTCCATGAGCATGGAGTTCTTTACATGGCCGTGGATGGAATTGTTCTTCAAAGAAGATACAGAGAAATATAAATTCGATCATTTATCAAGTGGACTTATCTTTATTCCTTATGGAGTGGCTGTCGATGAATTCCAACACATCATCTATGAAAATCCAGAATTCACTCCTGCAGAACGCAAAGCAGCTTGGAAATCGGTAGAAGAGAAGTATTTACCATTCTGGGATCAAAGCGATAATCTATATCTACAAAGTGGAGCATACTGGCAAAAACAAGCTCATATCTATGAGTCTCCGTTCTACTATATCGATTATACGCTTGCACAAATCTGTGCTTTCCAATTTTGGAAGCGGATGAATGAAGATCAGAAGCCTGCATGGGCAGACTATCTGCAATTATGTCGTGCTGGCGGAAGCAAGCCATTTACAGAGCTTGTCAAAGTGGGCGGATTAAACTCTCCATTTGAAGACGGCTGTGTTGCTTCTGTGATCGGTAATATTGAAGATTGGTTGAACAGTGTAGACGATAAGAAACTGTAAAAAATATTTTAACCAAGCAATAAGATTCATATATACGTGAGTGTGGAAAAGGCTGACTGTGATCTTAGATCATGGTCAGCCTTTTTGGTCATTTAACAAACTGAAGGTACAAAACGATATCATGGCTAACACTTTGCTTGTAATATTAATAACGTACTTTACAAATGAAGGAGGCTAACGATGTCTATGGATGAGTCTGTGCGTATGCCTATTCGTTGGATCGTTTCTGATCTGGACGGCACTTTACTGGATACACACCAACATATTTCTCCT contains:
- a CDS encoding MSMEG_1061 family FMN-dependent PPOX-type flavoprotein; this encodes MNIEQSEQYITSIEELRAFTGVPHEHIVKKTVASIDPHIAYYLSLSSLFFLSTSDHQGRCDVSPRGDEQGFVKVLDDQRLIFPERHGNRRADSLLNILENPKVGMIFLIPGMNEVLRVNGHARITKDSGLLEQMNWTGKTMGLGIIVEVEECFIHCPRALKTGNAWQPEAWVDQEQHPSTKDMFIAHLKMNGIVL
- a CDS encoding DUF5704 domain-containing protein, which codes for MKPVFILFFVVIVFFSAQNIIYSAEETNYPNNIELVPEQPAKLQTLKIPLKGASTPLPKVVWTQTDDYKWTASRNEGMDNYKVEGKGTGRNARPVPTEVTDKITVEKYPPEDMHDTLGQVYNQKYISDLGFETIDEVPINSYELKSLKYKKGDIFAVISTETGYDYVNNEIGVFAKRTDDTEKLWVAYYTPLNINYTGHVIEKKEIQVKSDATLQIDDTEQLTAEVRTKAYNEQEFTDNWIDVTHRDQTKWESSDPAIASVDPATGEVTAHATGTAQITAYWTKDPWTLKDSATITVGAAEEPPTTGPSAICTVPQAGQQLTGKYMDPMVSAMIKADRRGSEMFDVAQGIPTSESLYGNVFALNYLSQHTFTEYTGECTYRISVKRTYKLKWDHGEKKDTKNVNYSFNIQRPYSFWKIDQLGVYGIKQTTLNNYGFADNKIIISPNNYVTPYYSALTTGNYYAPENPGNQNGGTKNITKSGSGRPTIPDESSDMKKKAENAVDDVEVENDFLKFNNEVIMDSTRTIEKGPTPKAMPAPTMIGKDILYSSNHMIPKTKTNLKNAPSTGTIEYDVLPGHIKGGANQTFPINGINPVTVHTPVVNYSLVSDDQKHNQKTVPDIYRSALILDRPFSVRIPTTGQHTNYPGYGYRDYAKYVRTKQVQFPFDVYNKEQTTFIPKHTWIDVPVNQLDTTFFLPVWVDEGKYDVLFRTIAENAPSSFTVQHHANITLDNHVAVESIAVEVIGRVYDFHITDIADYDWQIVFRPWQNLAVPQETSYWVGDKGIDGEPRGNTAPYVLPVRQGSHPFYRNLAVKTGYHFKFDLKTKGNMFGEADGIRITPTFRYVPRQGGTSFPVDLYYSTDTDNLIRMGSPQDTVQRYTILNDTTRHVAEEELKNTALYMYDLLLQEQAISPSSSKGNKAQSSTVSPSFWTIVWERAASSIWQNLTGLSWEIVASKRDLSSSTTITIPTSAEEAITMFAENSRKRKVNIGNFTHLLLTQPLRTLIGPQQHLPEGNNTMRSLAAVQKWYGEYSLPSDVYVVKQGTALQEMVGSTNTNRQPSAEKNEDSSKQNHPASSSAKGLDEHSSVFLKDGYIIVNFDIETIQKGDTDHPHLQYIHAPLMNQWQLEGFQQQFNDPWGFQFQLQDGDVIFYHANKGSRDDFQSSVTH
- a CDS encoding S-layer homology domain-containing protein, encoding MKKIISSLFAVATLSVMLSPLMQTTNATTFKDVSSSHWAKAAIDEAVSKGYFKGYADGTFKPGAQVTRAEFAVLLDRVSSNEKAEGKGTFTDLTGNWSEKEVNEAIAKGFLTPSDYPNGFKPATPLTRKEMAKWMSSGLATSSADYKQALNDTANTVVPVAEYFKKTMNPSEYPYVSLMIGTGLMSGYADGTFGAGKTTTRAEAAVILVRLANVQKQSADSFVGLKELRAVGTTGTNMEVITPFSSGVTSFKNVQGKKMKFRNGAGYSSLNYLIFVDSRDWNNKKGIYAPVFLGKEDKKYNYNNVYTLFENQTIYPTANDFGLSHYMNSSLSKIAVGSAIQNTLPNKYGYATLPVFETKEVFKKYINDNNGANLWVANNILISSPDASYITTDGSRFIVLDNK